A window of Psychroflexus sp. ALD_RP9 contains these coding sequences:
- a CDS encoding DUF6495 family protein, translating to MKYERLTKEQFEEMHQEFINFLATQSITAKEWEEIKTTKPQVAEQELDVFSDLVWEGVLNNVKYLEHFSPQQLFLFQFTETDINLIAIKIENQAVDITTTEGYQWLRKNLMNDDVDIYTSTKPIGEERNTDIFALIRKGANITKGELYTYFEELVDNN from the coding sequence ATGAAATATGAACGACTTACTAAAGAACAGTTTGAAGAAATGCACCAAGAATTCATTAATTTCTTGGCTACCCAATCAATAACAGCAAAAGAATGGGAAGAAATTAAAACTACTAAACCTCAAGTTGCAGAGCAAGAATTAGATGTTTTTAGCGACTTAGTTTGGGAAGGCGTTTTGAATAATGTGAAGTATTTAGAACATTTTTCACCACAGCAATTATTTTTATTTCAGTTTACCGAAACTGATATCAATTTAATTGCTATTAAAATCGAAAACCAAGCTGTAGACATAACAACAACTGAAGGTTATCAATGGTTACGTAAAAATTTAATGAATGATGATGTAGATATTTATACTTCTACTAAACCAATCGGAGAGGAGCGCAATACCGATATATTTGCATTAATTAGAAAAGGCGCTAACATTACAAAAGGCGAATTATACACTTATTTTGAAGAACTTGTAGATAATAACTAA
- the rplI gene encoding 50S ribosomal protein L9 produces MEIILKKDVDNLGFADDLVTVKNGYGRNFLIPQGYAVIATPSAKKVLAENLRQRAHKEEKAIAEAKQLAEKAKGLSISITTKSGAGDKLFGSITAADLADFLAKEGVELDKKYISIFGGNIKRLGQYTAKLRFHREVIEEITFDVVGEA; encoded by the coding sequence ATGGAAATTATATTAAAAAAAGATGTAGATAACTTAGGTTTTGCTGATGATCTTGTAACTGTTAAAAATGGTTACGGTAGAAACTTTTTAATTCCACAAGGCTACGCTGTTATAGCAACACCTTCAGCAAAAAAAGTATTAGCAGAAAATTTAAGACAACGTGCTCATAAAGAAGAGAAAGCAATCGCTGAAGCAAAGCAATTAGCTGAAAAAGCTAAAGGCTTATCAATCTCTATAACTACAAAATCTGGGGCTGGAGATAAACTCTTCGGAAGTATTACTGCAGCAGATTTAGCAGACTTTCTTGCAAAAGAAGGTGTAGAACTTGATAAAAAATACATTAGCATTTTTGGTGGTAACATCAAACGTTTAGGACAATACACAGCCAAGTTACGTTTTCATCGTGAAGTAATTGAAGAAATTACTTTTGATGTTGTTGGCGAAGCTTAA
- the rpsR gene encoding 30S ribosomal protein S18 has translation MASIEEQSKGKNDGEIRYLTPLDIETASKKRYCRFKRAGIKYIDYKNPDFLMEFVNPQGKILPRRLTGTSLKYQRKVSQAIKRSRHLALMPYVGDLLK, from the coding sequence ATGGCAAGTATCGAAGAACAATCAAAAGGAAAGAATGACGGCGAAATTAGATATTTAACGCCATTAGATATTGAAACAGCTTCAAAAAAACGTTATTGCCGTTTTAAAAGAGCTGGTATTAAGTACATTGATTACAAAAATCCAGATTTCTTGATGGAATTTGTAAATCCTCAAGGTAAAATTTTACCAAGACGTTTAACAGGAACATCATTAAAATATCAACGAAAAGTATCTCAAGCTATAAAACGCTCAAGACACTTAGCTTTAATGCCTTACGTTGGTGATTTATTAAAATAA
- the rpsF gene encoding 30S ribosomal protein S6: MNHYETVFILNPVLSEDQIKETVQKYEEFLASKGAKMINKENWGLKKLAYPIQHKKSGFYHLFEYQVEGTAIEPLEVMFRRDERMMRYLTVKLDKHAVEWAKERVKRTKSKS, from the coding sequence ATGAACCATTATGAAACTGTTTTCATCTTGAATCCCGTTTTATCTGAAGACCAGATAAAGGAGACAGTTCAGAAGTACGAAGAATTTTTGGCTTCTAAGGGCGCGAAGATGATTAACAAAGAAAATTGGGGCTTAAAAAAATTAGCTTACCCAATTCAGCACAAAAAAAGTGGGTTTTATCACTTGTTTGAATACCAGGTAGAAGGTACAGCGATTGAACCTTTAGAAGTAATGTTTAGAAGAGACGAGCGCATGATGCGTTATTTAACAGTAAAGTTAGATAAGCACGCTGTAGAATGGGCAAAAGAAAGAGTTAAACGTACAAAATCTAAATCTTAA
- a CDS encoding TonB-dependent receptor family protein codes for MYKIRFSLLLIMLTIVSFGQTQNQQNPQKKDSINNLSEVTIVANKLLGSKFEAKNRTGSAYFISKKDIQKFNYFDVNNLLGQVPGVNIYQEDGFGLRPNISLRGTSPERSSKITLMEDGVLIAPAPYSAPAAYYFPTISRMQNVEVLKGSSQIQYGPFTTGGAINFVSTEIPKDFELNLRANYGSYDTGNFYANIGDSKKNFGYLLEYNNIQSDGFKNLDNNGDTGFDINDFVGKFRVNTNPSAKVYHSLEFKFQYSDELSNETYLGLTQNDFNETPFRRYAGSQVDNMDTEHTQFMLTHTAKFSDFLRLTTTAYRNNFKRNWYKLDKVNFNNIQVGISDLLENPNQFPNHFSIVNGNNSTNEGALTVKNNNREYYSQGIQTKFDYHFFTGDFSHDLEVGLRYHQDEIDRFQWVDDYNMLSGNMNLVNQGIPGTESNRIQDAEALATYILYKLKFNKLTLTPGLRYESIKLTRSNYGTNDINRTGSDLSYRENTYNELIPGLGANYKINREIAIFGGIHKGFAPGGTQPEEEAEQSINYELGTRFNFNGFSGEIVGFFNDYSNLLGSDLNATGGTGSLEQFNAGEVNVAGFELLLNYNLLQNNSKFDLPLNFAYTYTDTEFQNNFESGVGIWGQVTAGDEMPYISKHQFNFGASFIAEKFQINANARYRGEFRTQAGTGSIPQNQKVDGNFVIDISGEYQLTNNFSLTANMINLLDHTYEVARVPAGLRPGHPFGIYGGFKFKL; via the coding sequence ATGTATAAAATAAGGTTTAGTTTACTTTTAATCATGTTAACTATTGTTAGTTTTGGGCAAACTCAAAATCAGCAAAACCCACAAAAAAAAGATAGTATTAATAATTTAAGTGAAGTAACAATTGTTGCTAATAAACTTCTAGGCAGCAAGTTTGAAGCAAAAAACCGGACAGGTTCAGCTTACTTTATTTCAAAAAAAGACATACAAAAATTTAATTATTTTGATGTCAACAATCTTTTAGGCCAAGTTCCAGGTGTTAATATTTATCAAGAAGACGGCTTTGGTTTAAGGCCTAACATCAGTTTACGTGGTACCTCTCCAGAACGTTCTAGTAAAATTACTTTGATGGAAGATGGCGTACTAATAGCTCCAGCACCTTACAGTGCACCAGCGGCCTACTACTTCCCTACAATTTCAAGAATGCAAAATGTTGAAGTCCTCAAAGGAAGTAGCCAAATACAATACGGACCATTTACTACAGGTGGCGCGATCAATTTTGTGTCAACTGAAATCCCAAAAGATTTCGAACTTAATCTAAGAGCTAACTATGGTTCGTATGATACCGGTAATTTTTATGCTAATATTGGTGATTCTAAGAAAAATTTCGGATATTTATTAGAATACAACAATATTCAATCTGACGGATTTAAAAATCTTGATAACAATGGTGATACAGGATTTGATATCAACGATTTTGTTGGTAAATTTCGAGTTAACACTAATCCAAGTGCTAAGGTTTACCATTCGCTTGAGTTCAAATTTCAATATTCAGATGAATTATCTAACGAGACTTACTTAGGTTTAACGCAAAATGATTTTAATGAAACTCCTTTTAGACGTTATGCAGGTTCACAGGTAGATAATATGGATACTGAACATACACAATTCATGCTAACACATACTGCAAAATTTAGTGACTTTTTACGTCTAACAACAACTGCCTACCGCAATAATTTTAAACGTAATTGGTACAAACTTGATAAAGTCAACTTTAACAATATTCAAGTTGGTATTAGCGATTTACTTGAAAACCCCAACCAATTCCCTAATCACTTCAGCATAGTTAATGGTAACAACTCAACTAATGAAGGTGCTTTAACAGTAAAAAACAATAATCGTGAATACTACAGCCAAGGTATTCAAACTAAGTTTGACTATCATTTTTTTACAGGCGATTTTTCTCATGATCTAGAAGTTGGGCTTCGTTATCACCAAGATGAAATTGATCGTTTTCAATGGGTCGATGATTATAATATGTTAAGCGGAAATATGAATTTAGTTAACCAAGGAATTCCAGGGACTGAATCTAACCGTATTCAAGATGCTGAAGCTTTAGCAACTTACATTTTGTACAAGTTGAAGTTTAACAAACTAACTTTAACGCCAGGTCTTCGTTACGAGTCTATCAAACTAACACGCTCGAACTACGGCACAAATGACATTAACAGAACTGGTAGCGATTTAAGTTATCGAGAAAATACATATAACGAATTAATTCCTGGACTTGGTGCAAACTACAAAATCAATAGAGAAATTGCTATTTTTGGTGGCATTCATAAAGGTTTTGCACCAGGTGGGACACAACCTGAAGAAGAAGCAGAACAAAGCATCAACTATGAATTAGGAACTCGCTTCAACTTCAATGGCTTTAGTGGTGAAATTGTCGGTTTCTTTAATGATTATAGCAACTTGCTTGGTAGTGACCTTAACGCAACTGGCGGTACTGGAAGTCTCGAACAATTTAATGCTGGAGAAGTTAATGTAGCTGGATTTGAATTATTGTTGAACTACAATTTACTTCAAAATAATTCAAAATTTGATTTACCACTTAATTTTGCCTACACATATACCGATACCGAATTTCAAAACAATTTTGAAAGCGGTGTTGGGATTTGGGGCCAAGTTACCGCTGGTGACGAAATGCCTTACATCTCTAAGCACCAATTTAATTTTGGCGCTAGTTTTATTGCCGAAAAATTTCAAATTAATGCTAATGCCCGTTATAGAGGCGAGTTTAGAACCCAAGCTGGCACAGGTTCAATACCACAAAATCAGAAAGTTGACGGTAATTTTGTAATAGACATTTCAGGTGAGTATCAACTTACAAACAACTTTAGTTTAACCGCTAATATGATTAACTTGTTAGATCACACATATGAAGTTGCCCGAGTTCCTGCAGGGTTAAGACCTGGTCATCCTTTTGGAATTTATGGTGGATTTAAATTTAAACTCTAA
- the pyrF gene encoding orotidine-5'-phosphate decarboxylase gives MNTNILKQQIELKKSMLCVGLDVDLEKIPKHLLDFEDPIFEFNKAVIDATIKFSVAYKPNLAFYEAYGLKGWSALEKTMNYLNNSYPDVFTIADAKRGDIGNTASRYAKAFFNDLGFDAVTVAPYMGKDSVEPFLAFKNKQTIMLALTSNQGAQDFQLEKLNDNRFVFEKVIEQSKSWHNSEQLMYVVGATKPKFFKKIRQIIPNAFLLVPGIGAQGGSLEEVCEFGMNSNHGLLINSSRGIIYKSNAEDFAEAAASEAEKLQLVMKKYL, from the coding sequence ATGAATACCAATATTTTAAAGCAGCAAATTGAATTAAAAAAGTCAATGCTGTGCGTTGGTTTAGATGTCGATTTAGAAAAAATCCCCAAACATCTGCTTGATTTTGAAGATCCTATTTTTGAATTTAACAAAGCTGTTATAGATGCCACCATAAAGTTTTCAGTGGCTTATAAACCAAATTTAGCTTTTTACGAAGCTTATGGTTTAAAAGGTTGGTCTGCACTTGAAAAAACAATGAACTATTTAAATAACAGCTATCCAGATGTGTTTACAATTGCCGATGCAAAACGTGGTGATATTGGTAATACGGCATCGCGTTACGCCAAAGCTTTTTTTAATGATTTAGGCTTTGATGCGGTTACTGTGGCGCCTTACATGGGTAAAGATTCTGTTGAGCCATTTTTAGCATTTAAAAATAAGCAAACCATCATGCTTGCTTTAACTTCTAATCAAGGTGCTCAAGATTTTCAACTAGAAAAGCTAAATGATAATCGTTTTGTATTTGAAAAGGTTATTGAACAGTCTAAATCTTGGCATAATTCAGAACAGTTGATGTATGTTGTAGGAGCTACTAAACCTAAGTTTTTTAAAAAAATCCGACAGATTATCCCTAATGCATTTCTTTTAGTTCCTGGAATTGGTGCTCAAGGTGGTAGTTTAGAAGAGGTTTGTGAATTCGGGATGAATTCTAATCATGGACTATTAATTAACTCATCTAGAGGAATTATTTATAAGTCTAATGCTGAAGATTTTGCTGAAGCTGCTGCAAGTGAGGCTGAGAAGCTTCAATTAGTGATGAAAAAATACTTATAG
- the prfA gene encoding peptide chain release factor 1, translating to MLDKLNIIKQRFDEVNDLIIQPDIISDQKRYATLSKEYKDLKDIMDEREKYIVLSNNIQEAEAIINDSSDDEMLEMAKLQLEESKEALEALEEKIRYMMIPKDPEDAKNAVVEVRAGTGGDEASIFAGDIYKMLTRYSENKGWKVSTVDYSEGTNGGFKEIQFEVSGENVYGTLKYEAGVHRVQRVPQTETQGRVHTSAATVMVFPEAEEFDVEINPKDVRIDYFCSSGPGGQSVNTTYSAVRLTHEPTGIVAQCQDQKSQHKNKEKAFKVLRSRLYEMELAKKQAEDAEKRGNMVTSGDRSAKIRTYNWPQGRVTDHRINLSLYDLDNIINGDLDKVIDELKLVDNTEKLKNISDSL from the coding sequence ATGTTAGACAAGTTAAACATCATAAAACAACGCTTTGATGAAGTGAATGATCTTATCATTCAACCTGATATTATTTCAGATCAAAAACGTTATGCTACACTTTCAAAAGAATATAAGGACTTAAAAGATATTATGGATGAGCGCGAAAAATACATCGTTCTCAGTAATAATATTCAAGAAGCCGAAGCTATTATAAATGATAGCAGTGATGATGAAATGCTTGAAATGGCTAAGCTTCAGCTAGAAGAATCTAAAGAAGCACTCGAAGCCCTTGAAGAAAAAATTAGGTATATGATGATTCCTAAAGATCCTGAAGATGCCAAAAATGCAGTAGTTGAAGTTCGTGCTGGTACAGGCGGCGATGAGGCTAGTATTTTTGCTGGCGACATTTATAAAATGCTCACACGGTATTCTGAAAATAAAGGCTGGAAAGTAAGTACTGTAGATTATAGTGAAGGCACTAATGGTGGCTTTAAAGAAATTCAATTTGAAGTTTCTGGAGAAAATGTTTATGGTACATTAAAATATGAAGCTGGCGTGCATCGTGTACAACGTGTGCCGCAAACTGAAACTCAAGGCCGAGTACATACAAGTGCAGCTACAGTTATGGTCTTTCCTGAAGCTGAAGAATTTGATGTTGAAATTAATCCTAAAGACGTCCGCATCGATTACTTTTGCTCATCAGGACCTGGTGGTCAATCTGTCAATACAACCTATTCAGCCGTTAGATTAACGCATGAGCCTACAGGAATAGTAGCTCAATGCCAAGACCAAAAATCTCAACATAAAAACAAAGAGAAAGCTTTTAAAGTATTGCGCTCCAGATTATATGAAATGGAATTAGCAAAAAAACAAGCCGAAGATGCAGAGAAGCGTGGCAATATGGTTACTAGCGGCGATAGAAGTGCCAAAATTAGAACCTATAATTGGCCTCAAGGTCGTGTAACTGATCATAGAATTAACTTATCTCTCTACGATCTAGATAACATTATAAATGGCGACCTCGATAAAGTAATTGATGAGTTGAAGCTTGTTGATAATACTGAAAAGCTAAAAAATATTTCAGACTCACTTTAA
- a CDS encoding DUF3078 domain-containing protein codes for MKLFKLLIICFPLLSLAQSFGEIQKQTSVAEYFFSRGPKKLITTTIDTDYVHEFKAIDLIRIIGPTSYWAKSNKFTFDLSEVAFVNWNAGGSNSISGLFGTHFKRLFVRNALKWNNELRMRYGVNQQEGQELRKTDDDLEFISTFGYRVSEKSNWYYSGKFSFNSQFSRGYNYPNRDVSISDFMAPGYLFLGVGSEYTTEDKNNQIYLSPVTMKSTFVLNQRLANQGAFGVEKAILDDDGNIIKNGKSSRMEIGILVTNEYKREIFQNVNMNSHLRLYTDYLNKFGNIDIDWELNFDFKVNGFIKASFGSHLRYDDDVRISNENENGEVVEGGPKVQWKQQLGIGVIVEL; via the coding sequence ATGAAACTATTTAAACTTCTAATTATTTGCTTTCCGCTGTTAAGTTTAGCGCAATCTTTTGGAGAAATTCAAAAGCAAACATCTGTAGCTGAATATTTTTTTTCACGTGGTCCTAAAAAACTTATTACAACTACCATCGATACTGATTACGTACACGAATTTAAAGCTATAGACTTAATTAGAATTATTGGGCCTACAAGCTACTGGGCAAAGAGTAATAAATTTACTTTCGACTTAAGTGAGGTTGCTTTTGTGAATTGGAATGCTGGTGGTTCTAACTCTATTTCAGGTTTATTTGGTACTCACTTTAAACGTTTATTTGTTAGAAATGCCTTAAAATGGAATAATGAACTTAGAATGCGCTATGGCGTTAATCAACAAGAAGGTCAAGAATTACGTAAAACTGACGACGATTTAGAGTTTATATCAACTTTTGGTTATCGCGTTTCTGAAAAATCAAATTGGTATTACTCAGGGAAATTTAGTTTTAATTCTCAGTTTTCAAGAGGTTATAATTATCCTAATCGTGATGTTTCAATCTCAGATTTTATGGCACCAGGATATTTATTTCTTGGGGTTGGTTCAGAATATACTACTGAAGACAAAAATAACCAGATTTACCTTTCGCCAGTAACTATGAAATCTACTTTCGTACTTAATCAGCGCTTGGCTAATCAAGGTGCTTTTGGAGTTGAAAAGGCAATTTTAGATGATGATGGTAATATCATTAAAAACGGTAAAAGTTCAAGAATGGAAATTGGTATTCTTGTTACTAACGAATATAAACGCGAAATTTTTCAAAATGTAAATATGAATAGCCATTTACGTCTATATACCGATTATCTTAATAAATTTGGAAATATAGATATTGATTGGGAACTCAATTTTGACTTCAAGGTTAATGGTTTTATAAAAGCCTCTTTTGGCTCTCATTTGCGCTACGACGACGATGTAAGAATTAGCAACGAAAATGAAAATGGTGAGGTCGTTGAAGGTGGACCAAAAGTTCAATGGAAACAACAACTCGGCATTGGTGTTATTGTAGAATTATAA
- a CDS encoding AIR synthase related protein, whose translation MSTSTNRYSQRGVSAQKEDVHKAISKVNKGLFPKAFCKIIPDYLTGSNKHCLVMHADGAGTKSSLAYMYWKETGDLSVWKGIAQDALIMNLDDLLCVGATKNILLSSTIGRNKNLIPGEVISEIINGTEELCEELSKHGVQVHTTGGETADVGDLVRTIIVDSTVTCRMKRNEVIDNANIKPGNVIVGLASSGQATYESQYNGGMGSNGLTSARHDVLSKYLAKKYPESFDPKVPEDLIYSGSKQLTSQVEGSPLDAGKLILSPTRTYAPVVKKVLENTGANRINGMVHCSGGAQTKILHFVDQLKIVKNNMFNLPPLFKLIKDESGTSWQEMYQVFNMGHRLEFYVDEEIADEIIKISESFNIPAQIIGHVEAADKKSLHIKSEFGQFTY comes from the coding sequence ATGTCTACTTCAACAAATCGATACAGCCAACGCGGTGTTTCAGCTCAAAAGGAAGATGTTCATAAGGCTATTTCTAAAGTTAATAAAGGTTTATTTCCAAAAGCTTTTTGTAAAATTATTCCTGATTACTTAACAGGTAGTAACAAGCATTGTCTAGTCATGCATGCTGATGGCGCTGGAACCAAATCATCTTTAGCGTATATGTATTGGAAAGAGACAGGCGATTTGTCTGTTTGGAAAGGCATTGCCCAAGATGCTTTAATTATGAATCTAGACGATTTGCTTTGTGTAGGTGCAACAAAAAATATTTTACTTTCATCAACAATTGGGCGTAATAAAAATCTTATCCCTGGCGAAGTAATATCCGAAATTATTAATGGTACAGAAGAGCTTTGCGAAGAACTTTCAAAACATGGCGTTCAAGTTCATACAACTGGTGGCGAAACAGCTGATGTAGGCGATTTAGTACGTACAATTATTGTCGACTCTACTGTGACATGCCGTATGAAACGCAATGAAGTAATTGATAACGCTAATATTAAACCAGGAAATGTAATTGTAGGCCTAGCTTCATCGGGTCAAGCCACTTATGAATCTCAGTATAATGGCGGAATGGGAAGTAACGGCTTAACTTCAGCACGTCACGATGTTTTAAGCAAATATTTAGCCAAAAAATACCCTGAAAGCTTTGACCCTAAAGTTCCAGAAGATTTAATTTATTCGGGTTCTAAACAATTAACCAGCCAAGTTGAAGGTTCTCCTTTAGATGCAGGAAAACTGATTTTGTCCCCAACAAGAACTTACGCACCTGTCGTAAAAAAAGTTTTAGAAAATACAGGTGCAAACCGTATTAATGGTATGGTACATTGTAGTGGTGGCGCACAAACAAAGATTTTGCATTTTGTAGACCAATTAAAAATCGTTAAAAACAATATGTTTAATTTGCCACCGTTATTTAAACTTATAAAAGATGAAAGTGGTACGTCTTGGCAAGAAATGTATCAAGTCTTTAACATGGGGCACCGACTTGAATTTTATGTTGATGAAGAAATTGCAGACGAAATCATAAAAATTTCTGAAAGTTTTAATATTCCCGCTCAAATTATCGGTCATGTTGAAGCTGCTGATAAAAAATCTTTGCACATTAAGTCTGAGTTTGGTCAATTCACTTACTGA
- a CDS encoding glutamine synthetase III: MANLRFNAIKETLNRKPIPVDESIRRSELFGKNVFNKEAMRQYLTSDSYNSIMDAIENSSKIDRDLADHISTGMKEWAISKGATHYTHWFQPLTGSTAEKHDAFFETTSDGRSIEKFGGGQLVQQEPDASSLPSGGIRNTFEARGYTAWDPTSPAFVWGTTLCIPTIFVAYTGEALDYKTPLLKSISALDKAATDVVKYFDKKETKVNATLGWEQEYFLIDSALAASRPDLMMSGRTLLGHAPAKGQQLDDHYFGSIPARILNFMRELEKESMLLGIPVKTRHNEVAPNQFELAPIFEEANLAVDHNSLLMDVMDKVAERHNFKVLFHEKPFKGVNGSGKHNNWSLATSSGSNLLSPGKTPMRNLRFLTFFVNTIKAVYENEELIRATIASASNDHRLGANEAPPAIMSVFIGSQLTKVLDELEKVTDGKLSPQEKTDLKLNVVGKIPEILLDNTDRNRTSPFAFTGNKFELRAVGSTANCADPMTVLNAIVAKQLKEFKVEVDALVKDKKMKKDDAIFNVLREYIKASKSIRFEGDGYGEAWENEAKRRGLSNYRTTPEALQPKISKKAIELFTELNIMNEVEVKARFDIEIEDYSKHIQIEGRLLGDIARNHVIPTAIKYQNVLIKNVKGLKDIYGDQFKTMATEQLAIIERISNHIEKINAGINHMIEARKKANNTQDVTKRAYLYCDEVKPYFEEIRYHCDKLELLVDDEIWPLTKYRELLFTK; encoded by the coding sequence ATGGCTAATCTAAGATTTAATGCAATTAAAGAAACTCTAAATCGAAAACCAATACCAGTAGATGAGAGTATTAGAAGATCTGAACTTTTTGGGAAAAACGTTTTCAACAAAGAAGCGATGCGTCAATACTTGACTAGCGATTCTTATAACAGCATTATGGATGCTATTGAAAATAGTTCTAAAATCGACCGTGACTTAGCCGATCATATTTCAACTGGTATGAAAGAATGGGCAATCTCAAAAGGTGCTACACATTATACACATTGGTTTCAACCACTAACAGGTTCAACAGCCGAAAAGCACGATGCCTTTTTTGAAACGACCAGTGATGGCCGCTCTATCGAAAAATTTGGCGGCGGTCAGCTTGTTCAGCAAGAGCCTGATGCTTCAAGTTTGCCAAGTGGTGGTATTAGAAATACGTTCGAAGCTCGTGGTTATACCGCTTGGGATCCAACTTCACCAGCTTTTGTCTGGGGAACAACACTTTGCATTCCTACCATTTTTGTGGCTTACACAGGTGAAGCCTTAGATTATAAAACACCTTTACTTAAATCAATTTCTGCTTTAGATAAAGCAGCAACTGATGTTGTAAAATACTTCGATAAAAAAGAAACTAAAGTTAATGCTACTTTAGGTTGGGAACAAGAATATTTTTTAATCGATTCTGCTTTGGCAGCTTCACGTCCAGACCTGATGATGTCTGGCCGAACTTTACTAGGTCATGCACCTGCTAAAGGTCAACAATTAGATGATCATTATTTTGGTTCTATTCCTGCACGAATTTTAAACTTCATGCGTGAACTAGAAAAAGAAAGCATGTTGTTGGGTATTCCTGTTAAAACAAGGCATAATGAAGTCGCGCCTAATCAGTTTGAATTAGCACCTATTTTTGAAGAGGCTAATTTAGCGGTAGACCATAATTCATTATTAATGGATGTAATGGATAAAGTTGCAGAGCGTCACAATTTTAAAGTCTTATTTCATGAAAAACCTTTTAAAGGGGTAAATGGTAGTGGTAAACATAATAATTGGTCCTTAGCCACAAGTTCTGGTTCTAATTTATTAAGCCCAGGAAAAACGCCTATGCGTAATTTACGTTTTTTAACGTTTTTTGTCAATACCATCAAAGCAGTGTATGAAAACGAAGAGTTAATTAGAGCTACAATTGCTTCAGCTTCAAACGATCATCGATTAGGTGCTAATGAGGCACCACCAGCTATCATGTCAGTTTTTATAGGTTCTCAACTCACCAAAGTTTTAGATGAGCTCGAAAAAGTAACAGACGGTAAGCTATCGCCTCAAGAAAAAACAGATCTTAAACTAAACGTAGTTGGTAAAATTCCTGAAATATTACTTGATAACACCGATAGAAACCGAACTTCACCTTTTGCCTTTACTGGTAATAAATTTGAGTTACGAGCAGTAGGTTCTACTGCTAATTGTGCTGACCCAATGACAGTTTTAAACGCTATTGTTGCTAAACAACTTAAAGAATTTAAAGTTGAAGTCGATGCACTTGTGAAAGATAAAAAAATGAAGAAAGATGATGCTATTTTTAATGTATTACGAGAATACATAAAAGCATCTAAAAGTATTAGATTTGAAGGAGATGGTTACGGAGAAGCTTGGGAAAATGAAGCTAAAAGACGTGGTTTAAGCAATTATAGAACAACCCCAGAAGCGCTACAACCAAAAATTTCTAAAAAAGCGATTGAGCTATTTACTGAGCTTAACATCATGAATGAAGTTGAAGTAAAAGCAAGATTTGATATCGAAATTGAAGATTATTCAAAACATATTCAAATTGAAGGTCGCTTGTTAGGAGATATTGCCAGAAACCATGTGATTCCGACAGCTATCAAGTATCAAAATGTATTAATTAAAAACGTTAAGGGTTTAAAAGATATTTATGGCGACCAGTTTAAAACTATGGCAACAGAACAATTAGCCATTATTGAGCGTATCTCAAATCATATTGAAAAAATTAACGCAGGAATTAATCATATGATTGAAGCGCGTAAAAAAGCGAATAATACTCAAGACGTTACCAAGAGAGCTTATTTATATTGTGATGAGGTAAAGCCTTACTTTGAAGAGATCAGATATCATTGCGATAAACTAGAATTATTAGTAGATGACGAAATTTGGCCATTAACCAAATACAGAGAACTGTTATTTACCAAATAA